AATTTTCGGGATGCCTTCGATCGATGAGGGCCAACATGGTGAATGAGTGCACGCGATCAGGACGCTCGCTCGACGCGCAGCGGAAATTCGCCGCGCACCATGAGCGGTGCGATGCCACCATCCAGACGACCGAGGCGGATCAGGCCGCGCGACCAGCGGTAAGTGGCGTAGTACATCACGAGGTTGCCCCAGGGTGCGTAGTAGCAAAGGTCGCCGACCGCCTCGTTGTTGATACGGGTGCTGCCGTCGTCGCTCAGCTTGCCCGGCAGATAGGCGATCTTCTCATTGTTTCCGTAATCGCTGATCTTCAGAGCGAGCGGCAACATGGCGAACAACTCACGGGCGGACGCCGTATCCTCCAGCGTTGCCGTGAATTCCTGGTTTGCGAAGGTGAATCTGAAGCGCATGGCGGCTTCTTCCTGCGCTTGGGCTTTGCCCGTCAGCGCCGCGATCAGGGTTGGAAAGGGGAAGCTGGCCGCACCGACAGACAGCAGCGAACGTCGGGAAATTCGAGAAGTCGTCGTCATGTCAGGTCACCTCCGGCTTGAGCATGCGCTGGCCATTGCCGATAAGCATCAGGGCGAGAACGGCCAGAAACACGCTTCCGATAAAGGTGGCCTGGATGGAGATGCCATCCAGCAGGAAGCCACCGACTACTGCGCCGAGCAGGATCGAAGCCTGGATTGCAGCGACCATCAGGCTGCCAGCGGCCTCCGGCTCGTCGTCCGCATTCTGCGACATCCATGT
This genomic stretch from Ochrobactrum sp. BTU1 harbors:
- a CDS encoding MFS transporter, producing MTTTSRISRRSLLSVGAASFPFPTLIAALTGKAQAQEEAAMRFRFTFANQEFTATLEDTASARELFAMLPLALKISDYGNNEKIAYLPGKLSDDGSTRINNEAVGDLCYYAPWGNLVMYYATYRWSRGLIRLGRLDGGIAPLMVRGEFPLRVERAS